From Electrophorus electricus isolate fEleEle1 chromosome 8, fEleEle1.pri, whole genome shotgun sequence, the proteins below share one genomic window:
- the zfand2a gene encoding AN1-type zinc finger protein 2A isoform X2 produces MEFPDLGEHCSEKSCKRLDFLPMRCDACEQIFCKDHITYVSHKCTSSYKKDVQVPVCPLCNIPIPVKRGEMPDIKVGEHIDRDCKADPAQRKRKIFTNKCSKGGCKQKEMIRVTCDQCHLNYCLKHRNPLDHDCKTDGKPVSKSGHAALMRAQGSSSNNIAGSTSRVSSRQVPNGASGNAHAQGSSAQRTSAPPPRPPPAQNIVPPSASYQAGLTEEQALQRALEMSLAESAQIVPPTVSPQEQEDLALAQALAASEEEYRRQQRRQQVSRALSSQ; encoded by the exons ATGGAATTTCCAGATCTAGGGGAGCATTGTTCAGAGAAGTCCTGCAAACGCttgg ATTTTCTGCCCATGAGATGTGATGCCTGTGAGCAAATTTTCTGCAAAGACCACATAACTTATGTCAGTCACAAGTGTACTTCTTCATATAAAAAG gaTGTCCAGGTAcctgtgtgtcctctgtgcaaCATCCCCATTCCAGTGAAAAGAGGAGAAATGCCAGATATCAAAGTTGGGGAGCACATAGACCGCGACTGCAAGGCAGATCCtgcacagaggaaaagaaaa ATTTTTACAAATAAGTGTTCAAAGGGAGGCTGTAAGCAGAAGGAGATGATTCGAGTGACATGCGACCAGTGCCACTTGAACTACTGTCTTAAGCACAGGAATCCATTGGATCATGATTGTAAGACTGATGGCAAGCCAGTCTCCAAGTCTGG acatGCTGCTTTAATGAGAGCTCAGGGTTCTTCCAGTAATAACATTGCAGGCTCAACAAGTAGAGTGAGCTCCAGACAGGTGCCCAATGGGGCGAGCGGGAATGCTCACGCTCAGGGCAGTAG tGCACAAAGGACCTCGGCCCCTCCCCCACGTCCCCCTCCAGCACAGAACATCGTACCTCCATCAGCTTCCTATCAAGCTGGATTG ACTGAGGAGCAGGCTCTTCAGAGGGCGTTGGAAATGTCTCTGGCTGAATCAGCACAGATCGTCCCGCCCACTGTCAG TCCTCAGGAGCAGGAGGATCTGGCACTGGCTCAGGCCCTCGCTGCTAGTGAGGAGGAGTATCGGAGACAGCAGCGGAGACAACAGGTATCCAGAGCCCTTAGCAGTCAGTAG
- the zfand2a gene encoding AN1-type zinc finger protein 2A isoform X3: protein MRCDACEQIFCKDHITYVSHKCTSSYKKDVQVPVCPLCNIPIPVKRGEMPDIKVGEHIDRDCKADPAQRKRKIFTNKCSKGGCKQKEMIRVTCDQCHLNYCLKHRNPLDHDCKTDGKPVSKSGHAALMRAQGSSSNNIAGSTSRVSSRQVPNGASGNAHAQGSSAQRTSAPPPRPPPAQNIVPPSASYQAGLTEEQALQRALEMSLAESAQIVPPTVSPQEQEDLALAQALAASEEEYRRQQRRQQVVDSKQSNCCLS from the exons ATGAGATGTGATGCCTGTGAGCAAATTTTCTGCAAAGACCACATAACTTATGTCAGTCACAAGTGTACTTCTTCATATAAAAAG gaTGTCCAGGTAcctgtgtgtcctctgtgcaaCATCCCCATTCCAGTGAAAAGAGGAGAAATGCCAGATATCAAAGTTGGGGAGCACATAGACCGCGACTGCAAGGCAGATCCtgcacagaggaaaagaaaa ATTTTTACAAATAAGTGTTCAAAGGGAGGCTGTAAGCAGAAGGAGATGATTCGAGTGACATGCGACCAGTGCCACTTGAACTACTGTCTTAAGCACAGGAATCCATTGGATCATGATTGTAAGACTGATGGCAAGCCAGTCTCCAAGTCTGG acatGCTGCTTTAATGAGAGCTCAGGGTTCTTCCAGTAATAACATTGCAGGCTCAACAAGTAGAGTGAGCTCCAGACAGGTGCCCAATGGGGCGAGCGGGAATGCTCACGCTCAGGGCAGTAG tGCACAAAGGACCTCGGCCCCTCCCCCACGTCCCCCTCCAGCACAGAACATCGTACCTCCATCAGCTTCCTATCAAGCTGGATTG ACTGAGGAGCAGGCTCTTCAGAGGGCGTTGGAAATGTCTCTGGCTGAATCAGCACAGATCGTCCCGCCCACTGTCAG TCCTCAGGAGCAGGAGGATCTGGCACTGGCTCAGGCCCTCGCTGCTAGTGAGGAGGAGTATCGGAGACAGCAGCGGAGACAACAG
- the zfand2a gene encoding AN1-type zinc finger protein 2A isoform X1: MEFPDLGEHCSEKSCKRLDFLPMRCDACEQIFCKDHITYVSHKCTSSYKKDVQVPVCPLCNIPIPVKRGEMPDIKVGEHIDRDCKADPAQRKRKIFTNKCSKGGCKQKEMIRVTCDQCHLNYCLKHRNPLDHDCKTDGKPVSKSGHAALMRAQGSSSNNIAGSTSRVSSRQVPNGASGNAHAQGSSAQRTSAPPPRPPPAQNIVPPSASYQAGLTEEQALQRALEMSLAESAQIVPPTVSPQEQEDLALAQALAASEEEYRRQQRRQQVVDSKQSNCCLS; this comes from the exons ATGGAATTTCCAGATCTAGGGGAGCATTGTTCAGAGAAGTCCTGCAAACGCttgg ATTTTCTGCCCATGAGATGTGATGCCTGTGAGCAAATTTTCTGCAAAGACCACATAACTTATGTCAGTCACAAGTGTACTTCTTCATATAAAAAG gaTGTCCAGGTAcctgtgtgtcctctgtgcaaCATCCCCATTCCAGTGAAAAGAGGAGAAATGCCAGATATCAAAGTTGGGGAGCACATAGACCGCGACTGCAAGGCAGATCCtgcacagaggaaaagaaaa ATTTTTACAAATAAGTGTTCAAAGGGAGGCTGTAAGCAGAAGGAGATGATTCGAGTGACATGCGACCAGTGCCACTTGAACTACTGTCTTAAGCACAGGAATCCATTGGATCATGATTGTAAGACTGATGGCAAGCCAGTCTCCAAGTCTGG acatGCTGCTTTAATGAGAGCTCAGGGTTCTTCCAGTAATAACATTGCAGGCTCAACAAGTAGAGTGAGCTCCAGACAGGTGCCCAATGGGGCGAGCGGGAATGCTCACGCTCAGGGCAGTAG tGCACAAAGGACCTCGGCCCCTCCCCCACGTCCCCCTCCAGCACAGAACATCGTACCTCCATCAGCTTCCTATCAAGCTGGATTG ACTGAGGAGCAGGCTCTTCAGAGGGCGTTGGAAATGTCTCTGGCTGAATCAGCACAGATCGTCCCGCCCACTGTCAG TCCTCAGGAGCAGGAGGATCTGGCACTGGCTCAGGCCCTCGCTGCTAGTGAGGAGGAGTATCGGAGACAGCAGCGGAGACAACAG
- the zfand2a gene encoding AN1-type zinc finger protein 2A isoform X4 produces the protein MEFPDLGEHCSEKSCKRLDFLPMRCDACEQIFCKDHITYVSHKCTSSYKKDVQVPVCPLCNIPIPVKRGEMPDIKVGEHIDRDCKADPAQRKRKIFTNKCSKGGCKQKEMIRVTCDQCHLNYCLKHRNPLDHDCKTDGKPVSKSG, from the exons ATGGAATTTCCAGATCTAGGGGAGCATTGTTCAGAGAAGTCCTGCAAACGCttgg ATTTTCTGCCCATGAGATGTGATGCCTGTGAGCAAATTTTCTGCAAAGACCACATAACTTATGTCAGTCACAAGTGTACTTCTTCATATAAAAAG gaTGTCCAGGTAcctgtgtgtcctctgtgcaaCATCCCCATTCCAGTGAAAAGAGGAGAAATGCCAGATATCAAAGTTGGGGAGCACATAGACCGCGACTGCAAGGCAGATCCtgcacagaggaaaagaaaa ATTTTTACAAATAAGTGTTCAAAGGGAGGCTGTAAGCAGAAGGAGATGATTCGAGTGACATGCGACCAGTGCCACTTGAACTACTGTCTTAAGCACAGGAATCCATTGGATCATGATTGTAAGACTGATGGCAAGCCAGTCTCCAAGTCTGGGTGA